The Paraburkholderia acidisoli genome contains a region encoding:
- a CDS encoding AMP-binding protein has translation MSDTPLPDPTQSADPALHSAAGVPADATRAPDTDGIWYASYPPGVPHEIDAHFGTGDGAPAATASLARFFDDCTTRFRDRVAYVSAGSPMTYGTLARQATAFASWLQNTGIAPGERVAIMLPNTLQYPVALFGALKAGAVVVNVNPLYTARELAHQLQDSGARLIVVFENFAATLEKALPGTQVEHVVVTALGDLLGEGLNLKGRFINFMLRHVKKMVPPYHLPHAVALLDALERGVREPRAPVTTQADDLAFLQYTGGTTGVAKGAMLTHGNVLANVQQAKAWVGTQFDADPNDPAARAETVLTPLPLYHIYSLTVNAFIFMALGGRNILIANPRDVPRVMKILRHESFSCISAVNTLYAALLDNDTFRARDFSGLKLAMAGGMATQHAVAERFRAVTGKPIVEGYGLTECSPIVAMNPVDVAHLAEFAGSIGLPAPSTRVRLRRDDGTWANIGETGEVCVQGPQVMRGYWNRPDETAGAFVNGGWFATGDIGVMDARGFIRLIDRKKDMILVSGFNVYPNEIEDVLTMHPGVREAAAVGVPDARQGERVKVFVVKRDPALTEDAVIAFCREHLTAYKVPRLVEFRAALPQTNIGKILRRELRDEEIAKLHAQEGKKTPS, from the coding sequence ATGAGCGACACGCCGCTGCCTGATCCGACCCAGTCCGCCGATCCCGCGCTCCATTCCGCCGCGGGGGTCCCCGCCGACGCCACCCGCGCGCCCGACACCGACGGCATCTGGTACGCCTCCTACCCGCCCGGCGTCCCGCACGAGATCGACGCGCATTTCGGCACGGGCGACGGCGCCCCGGCCGCCACCGCCTCGCTCGCGCGCTTCTTCGACGACTGCACCACGCGCTTTCGCGACCGTGTGGCTTACGTGAGTGCCGGTTCGCCGATGACCTACGGCACGCTCGCGCGCCAGGCCACCGCGTTCGCCTCGTGGCTGCAGAACACGGGTATCGCGCCTGGCGAACGCGTCGCGATCATGCTGCCGAATACGCTCCAGTATCCGGTGGCGCTGTTCGGCGCGCTCAAGGCGGGCGCTGTCGTTGTCAACGTGAATCCGCTCTATACCGCGCGCGAACTCGCGCATCAGTTGCAGGACAGCGGCGCGCGCTTGATCGTCGTGTTCGAGAATTTCGCGGCCACGCTCGAAAAGGCGCTGCCTGGTACGCAGGTCGAGCACGTGGTCGTGACCGCGCTCGGCGACCTGCTGGGCGAAGGCCTCAACCTCAAGGGCCGCTTCATCAACTTCATGCTGCGCCACGTGAAGAAAATGGTGCCGCCCTACCATCTGCCGCACGCCGTGGCGCTGCTCGACGCACTCGAACGCGGCGTGCGCGAGCCGCGTGCGCCCGTCACGACGCAAGCCGACGACCTCGCGTTTCTCCAGTACACCGGCGGCACCACGGGCGTGGCCAAGGGCGCGATGCTCACGCACGGCAACGTGCTCGCCAACGTGCAGCAGGCGAAGGCGTGGGTCGGCACGCAGTTCGACGCCGACCCGAACGATCCCGCCGCGCGCGCCGAAACCGTGCTCACGCCGCTGCCGCTTTATCACATCTATTCGCTCACCGTGAACGCCTTCATTTTCATGGCGCTCGGCGGCCGCAATATCCTGATCGCCAACCCGCGCGACGTGCCGCGCGTGATGAAGATCCTGCGCCACGAGAGCTTCAGTTGCATCAGCGCGGTCAACACGCTCTATGCCGCGCTGCTCGACAACGACACGTTTCGCGCGCGCGACTTCTCCGGCCTCAAGCTCGCGATGGCGGGCGGCATGGCCACGCAGCATGCCGTGGCCGAACGCTTTCGCGCGGTCACGGGCAAGCCCATCGTCGAAGGTTACGGCCTCACGGAATGCTCGCCGATCGTCGCGATGAATCCCGTCGATGTCGCGCATCTCGCCGAATTCGCGGGCTCGATCGGCTTGCCCGCGCCCTCCACGCGCGTGCGTCTGCGCCGCGACGACGGCACGTGGGCCAACATTGGCGAAACCGGCGAAGTCTGCGTGCAGGGACCGCAGGTGATGCGCGGCTACTGGAACCGCCCCGACGAAACCGCCGGGGCGTTCGTGAACGGCGGCTGGTTCGCGACGGGCGACATCGGCGTGATGGATGCGCGCGGCTTCATTCGGCTGATCGACCGCAAAAAGGACATGATCCTGGTCTCGGGCTTCAACGTCTATCCGAACGAGATCGAAGACGTGCTGACGATGCACCCCGGCGTGCGCGAAGCCGCCGCTGTGGGCGTGCCCGACGCGCGCCAGGGCGAGCGCGTGAAGGTGTTCGTCGTGAAGCGCGATCCGGCGCTCACCGAAGACGCCGTGATCGCCTTTTGCCGCGAGCATCTCACGGCTTACAAGGTGCCGCGCCTCGTCGAGTTTCGCGCGGCGCTGCCGCAAACCAACATCGGCAAGATCCTGCGGCGCGAGTTGCGCGACGAGGAAATCGCCAAACTTCACGCGCAGGAAGGGAAGAAAACGCCCTCGTGA
- a CDS encoding sigma-70 family RNA polymerase sigma factor: MRRYARALTGDAAWADDLVQDAAERALSRWSSFKPESNLRAWLLTILRHLYIDQLRGRREIAVDDDAAPWRTLEAPRGEVDGLVLRDLQRALYRLPAAQREVLLLVCVEELSYHEASAVLGVPSGTVMSRLSRAREHLRALLDSDPAQDPARRTAPLKVVGTMR; encoded by the coding sequence ATGCGCCGCTACGCGCGCGCGCTCACGGGCGACGCCGCGTGGGCCGACGACCTCGTCCAGGACGCCGCCGAGCGCGCGTTGTCGCGCTGGTCCTCGTTCAAGCCCGAGAGCAATCTGCGCGCGTGGCTGCTCACGATCCTGCGTCATCTGTATATCGATCAATTGCGCGGGCGCCGCGAGATCGCCGTCGACGACGATGCCGCGCCGTGGCGCACGCTCGAGGCGCCGCGCGGCGAAGTGGATGGCCTCGTGCTGCGCGATCTGCAGCGCGCGCTCTACCGGTTGCCCGCCGCGCAACGCGAAGTGCTGCTGCTGGTCTGCGTGGAGGAACTGAGTTATCACGAGGCATCGGCCGTGCTCGGCGTGCCGAGCGGCACGGTGATGTCGCGTTTGTCGCGGGCGCGCGAGCATTTGCGCGCGCTGCTCGACAGCGATCCGGCGCAGGATCCGGCGCGGCGCACCGCGCCGCTCAAGGTGGTGGGGACGATGCGATGA
- a CDS encoding DUF1571 domain-containing protein: MTFRFTRDSLSCGAWLAACAPAGLRAVTPILFGILTMSAIPAHAQDADAAPPSSVGALDLQAQLHWLQHAARDGALARLDDAQLVALFAALDPRTLERYIAVGPNGYGEYEFTLRHRERVGMRWPATADHLLVRLAHDPLRLYARWLPDGAHAGQEVLYDAASRPDALYGHAGGVFGLMSIWTPLDGAFARSQSHHRLTDLGTEAIARRFLDGFPRLAAAGAAKPSRIAVQTRDGVRVVALTWVTPSETDDNASGNASDETRGNANGPTAARETLGLDLRHAWFRTVQSYDGAGRPLEDVVIEHIEPKRFGILTFDARNPDYRF, translated from the coding sequence ATGACGTTTCGCTTCACGCGAGATTCGCTATCGTGTGGCGCCTGGCTCGCGGCATGCGCGCCTGCCGGTCTGCGTGCCGTCACGCCAATTCTGTTCGGCATCCTGACGATGTCGGCGATACCCGCGCATGCGCAAGACGCCGACGCGGCACCGCCCTCGAGTGTCGGCGCGCTCGACCTCCAGGCGCAACTGCACTGGCTCCAGCATGCCGCGCGCGACGGCGCCCTCGCGCGACTCGACGACGCGCAACTCGTCGCCCTGTTCGCCGCGCTCGATCCGCGCACGCTCGAACGCTATATCGCGGTGGGCCCGAACGGCTACGGCGAATACGAATTCACGCTGCGGCATCGCGAACGCGTGGGCATGCGCTGGCCGGCAACCGCCGACCATCTGCTCGTGCGGCTCGCGCACGATCCGCTGCGGCTCTACGCGCGCTGGCTGCCCGACGGCGCCCATGCGGGGCAGGAAGTGCTCTACGACGCGGCGTCTCGCCCCGACGCCCTGTACGGCCACGCGGGCGGCGTGTTCGGTCTGATGTCGATATGGACGCCGCTCGACGGCGCGTTCGCACGTTCGCAATCGCATCACCGGCTTACCGATCTCGGCACCGAGGCGATCGCGCGCCGGTTTCTCGACGGCTTCCCGCGTCTGGCGGCGGCGGGCGCGGCAAAACCGTCGCGCATCGCCGTGCAGACGCGCGACGGCGTGCGCGTGGTCGCGCTCACGTGGGTCACGCCCAGCGAAACGGACGACAACGCGAGCGGCAACGCGAGCGACGAAACGCGCGGCAACGCGAACGGCCCAACGGCGGCCCGCGAAACGCTCGGCCTCGACCTGCGGCACGCCTGGTTTCGTACCGTGCAGTCGTACGACGGCGCGGGCCGCCCGCTCGAAGACGTGGTGATCGAGCACATCGAGCCCAAACGCTTCGGCATCCTCACCTTCGACGCGCGCAATCCCGACTATCGGTTCTAG
- a CDS encoding anti-sigma factor family protein has product MLGAYVDDELPPPERAAVYARLAADPQAAARVAAWRTQKAALQMLCEGLRVPGDSSPGGPSREPDEPPAVLVLRAREPWWWRAGVAASWMAAGAGVVVLAAALLPRLAPDAAQGLLARAPHSTPGRTPLAEMAAAPDTPDTPEAFARRADVAYAVYSPEQRHPVEVAASDETHLVAWLSKRLGKPLSVPSLAEYGYALVGGRLLPGNAEPAAQFMYENDAGERLTLYVGRSGSDRDAVRLLRDGTRRTFYWSTQRTGYALSGPQTEPKLREIALDVCSALGGQPGQW; this is encoded by the coding sequence ATGCTCGGCGCCTACGTGGACGACGAACTGCCGCCGCCCGAACGAGCCGCCGTCTACGCGCGCCTCGCGGCCGATCCGCAGGCGGCGGCACGCGTCGCCGCGTGGCGCACGCAGAAAGCCGCGTTGCAGATGCTCTGCGAAGGGTTGCGCGTGCCCGGCGATTCGTCGCCCGGCGGGCCGTCGCGCGAGCCAGACGAGCCGCCCGCCGTACTCGTGTTGCGTGCGCGCGAGCCGTGGTGGTGGCGCGCGGGCGTGGCGGCCTCGTGGATGGCGGCGGGCGCGGGCGTGGTGGTGCTGGCGGCCGCGCTGCTGCCGCGTCTCGCGCCGGACGCGGCGCAGGGATTGCTCGCGCGCGCGCCGCATTCGACGCCTGGCCGCACGCCGTTGGCCGAAATGGCTGCCGCGCCCGATACGCCCGATACGCCCGAGGCGTTCGCGCGGCGCGCCGACGTGGCCTATGCCGTGTATTCGCCGGAGCAGCGTCATCCCGTGGAGGTCGCCGCCTCCGACGAAACGCACCTCGTCGCCTGGCTCTCGAAGCGGCTCGGCAAACCGCTCTCGGTGCCGTCGCTGGCGGAGTACGGCTATGCGCTCGTGGGCGGGCGGCTGCTGCCCGGCAACGCCGAACCGGCCGCGCAGTTCATGTACGAAAACGACGCGGGCGAGCGCCTCACGCTCTACGTGGGGCGTTCGGGCAGCGATCGCGACGCCGTGCGCCTCCTGCGCGACGGCACGCGCCGCACGTTCTACTGGAGCACCCAACGGACCGGCTACGCGCTCTCGGGCCCGCAAACCGAGCCGAAGCTGCGCGAGATCGCGCTCGACGTGTGCAGCGCGCTCGGCGGCCAACCCGGCCAGTGGTGA